The following proteins come from a genomic window of Acidimicrobiia bacterium:
- the rpsI gene encoding 30S ribosomal protein S9 — MPKPLIQTTGRRKNAIARVRLRPGTGVITVNGRKFEQYFPILTHQVVAKEPLRLTQTEEVYDVDATLGGGGVSGQAGAIRLGIARALVALDPETRAALKKAGLLTRDAREKERRKYGLKKARKAPQYSKR, encoded by the coding sequence TTGCCCAAGCCCCTGATCCAAACGACCGGCCGGCGCAAGAACGCGATCGCGCGTGTGCGGCTGCGCCCGGGCACCGGCGTGATCACGGTCAACGGTCGCAAGTTCGAGCAGTACTTCCCGATCCTCACGCACCAGGTCGTCGCGAAGGAGCCGCTGCGGCTCACACAGACCGAAGAGGTCTACGACGTCGACGCGACGCTCGGCGGCGGTGGTGTGAGCGGGCAGGCGGGCGCGATCCGTCTCGGCATCGCCCGTGCGCTCGTGGCGCTCGACCCCGAGACGCGCGCCGCGCTGAAGAAGGCGGGCCTGCTCACGCGTGACGCGCGCGAGAAGGAGCGGCGCAAGTACGGGCTCAAGAAGGCCCGCAAGGCGCCGCAGTACTCGAAGCGCTAG